In a single window of the Dinghuibacter silviterrae genome:
- the rpsF gene encoding 30S ribosomal protein S6: MQNYELMVIFTPVLSEDEFKTVQKKYTSFIAENGGEVVHENPWGLRSLAFPIRKKTTGLYWVAEYKAPSDFNEKLKIQLLRDEQSMRHLIVKLDKYAVEHNEKRRNGAFSTPKDKVEA, encoded by the coding sequence ATGCAGAATTACGAATTGATGGTGATCTTTACCCCTGTGCTTTCTGAAGACGAGTTCAAAACCGTCCAGAAAAAATACACCTCCTTTATTGCCGAAAACGGCGGGGAAGTGGTGCACGAAAATCCCTGGGGCCTGAGATCACTGGCGTTTCCGATCCGCAAGAAGACCACCGGTCTTTACTGGGTCGCAGAATACAAAGCGCCATCCGACTTCAATGAGAAGCTGAAAATCCAGCTTCTGCGTGACGAACAAAGCATGCGTCACCTCATCGTTAAGCTCGATAAATACGCCGTCGAGCACAATGAAAAAAGAAGGAACGGCGCATTTTCCACCCCTAAAGACAAAGTGGAGGCTTAA
- the rplI gene encoding 50S ribosomal protein L9 — MQVILIKDVNNLGGVNELITVKNGYARNFLIPQKLAVEANPGNLKMLEERQKQQKKREEKMLAEINKVVEVLKASPIKIGAKTGTSGKIFGSVTSVQLARAIREEKGYDIDRRRIHILDEVKELGTYKAKIDFGGGKETELEFEVIGE; from the coding sequence ATGCAAGTCATTTTAATAAAGGATGTAAACAACCTGGGCGGTGTCAACGAGCTCATTACCGTAAAGAACGGATATGCCCGTAACTTCCTCATCCCCCAGAAGCTGGCTGTCGAGGCCAACCCCGGCAACCTGAAAATGCTCGAAGAGCGTCAAAAACAGCAGAAAAAGCGCGAAGAAAAGATGCTGGCCGAGATCAACAAGGTCGTCGAAGTCCTCAAGGCTTCCCCGATCAAGATCGGCGCCAAGACCGGTACTTCCGGCAAGATCTTTGGATCCGTTACTTCCGTTCAGCTGGCCCGTGCCATCCGGGAAGAGAAGGGCTACGATATCGACCGTCGCAGGATCCATATCCTGGACGAGGTAAAGGAACTCGGCACATATAAGGCAAAAATTGACTTTGGGGGCGGGAAGGAAACGGAGCTGGAATTCGAGGTAATTGGGGAGTAA
- a CDS encoding RNA recognition motif domain-containing protein, producing the protein MNLYVANLSWGISEEDLKNVFQPYGAVTSVKIVTDRETGRSRGFGFVEMEDENAGQQAIAGLNDTELQGRKIVVKESFPRPQNNSSFKRGNSGGGGYGGGGGYRRGGNSGGGYGGGGGRYDR; encoded by the coding sequence ATGAACCTTTATGTTGCGAATCTTTCCTGGGGCATCTCTGAGGAAGATCTGAAAAATGTTTTTCAACCCTACGGCGCGGTGACTTCCGTAAAAATTGTTACCGACAGGGAAACTGGCCGTAGCAGGGGCTTTGGATTTGTCGAAATGGAAGATGAAAACGCGGGCCAACAGGCTATTGCTGGGCTGAACGATACGGAACTCCAGGGTCGTAAGATCGTTGTAAAAGAATCTTTCCCCCGTCCTCAAAATAATTCCTCCTTCAAGCGGGGCAACTCCGGTGGAGGTGGTTATGGTGGTGGCGGTGGCTATCGCAGGGGTGGTAACTCCGGTGGTGGCTACGGTGGCGGTGGCGGCCGTTACGATCGCTAA
- the rpsR gene encoding 30S ribosomal protein S18, with amino-acid sequence MAKSNEIKYLTAIKTEKRQKKYCRFKRYGIKHVDYKDVEFLKKFLNEQGKMLPRRITGNSLKYQRKVAEAVKKAREMAMLPYVTDLLK; translated from the coding sequence ATGGCAAAGAGCAACGAGATCAAGTACCTCACGGCGATTAAGACCGAAAAACGCCAGAAGAAGTACTGCCGTTTCAAACGGTATGGCATCAAGCACGTGGACTACAAGGACGTCGAGTTCCTGAAAAAGTTCCTCAATGAACAAGGTAAAATGCTGCCCCGCCGCATCACCGGTAACTCCCTGAAGTACCAGCGCAAAGTGGCCGAGGCTGTGAAAAAAGCCCGCGAGATGGCCATGTTACCTTATGTAACTGATCTTTTAAAGTAA